A region of Rhodospirillales bacterium DNA encodes the following proteins:
- the nagZ gene encoding beta-N-acetylhexosaminidase, with amino-acid sequence MTVPAAAIFGCAGARLGADERAFFRDVDPLGFILFARNVETPAQVRALTSELRGCVGRADAPVLIDQEGGRVARLKPPYWRVAPPASVFGELYDHDRAAAVEASRLNGRLLAADLTPLGIDVDCAPVLDVPVAGAHGVIGDRAFGHAPATVAALGRAQADGLLAGGVIPVIKHIPGHGRARADSHFELPSVDASRAELEATDFAPFRALADLPWAMTAHVLYRGLSGNQPATTSAPVVRDVIRGHIGFDGLLISDDLSMKALGGAFEERTAAALDAGCDVVLHCNGAMDEMVAVAGALRPLTAIAIDRLARGETLRRSRADHADAETLEAIRRRMAALMDRPVA; translated from the coding sequence ATGACGGTGCCCGCCGCGGCGATCTTCGGATGCGCAGGCGCGCGGCTCGGGGCGGACGAGCGCGCCTTCTTCCGCGACGTCGATCCGCTCGGCTTCATCCTGTTCGCGCGCAACGTCGAGACGCCGGCGCAGGTCCGCGCGTTGACGTCGGAACTGCGCGGCTGCGTCGGTCGTGCCGACGCGCCGGTGCTGATCGACCAGGAGGGCGGCCGCGTGGCGCGCCTCAAGCCGCCGTACTGGCGCGTGGCGCCGCCGGCGTCCGTGTTCGGTGAACTGTACGACCACGACCGTGCCGCCGCCGTGGAGGCCTCGCGTCTCAATGGCCGCCTGCTCGCGGCCGATCTCACGCCGCTCGGCATAGACGTCGATTGCGCGCCGGTGCTCGACGTGCCGGTCGCCGGCGCGCATGGCGTGATCGGCGACCGCGCGTTCGGCCACGCGCCCGCGACCGTGGCCGCGCTCGGCCGCGCGCAGGCGGATGGATTGCTGGCCGGCGGCGTCATCCCCGTGATCAAGCACATCCCCGGCCACGGGCGGGCGCGCGCCGACAGCCACTTCGAGCTGCCGTCGGTCGACGCCTCGCGCGCCGAACTGGAGGCGACGGATTTCGCCCCGTTCCGGGCCTTGGCCGATCTGCCGTGGGCGATGACGGCGCATGTCCTCTACCGCGGGCTGAGCGGCAACCAGCCCGCGACGACATCGGCGCCGGTCGTGCGCGATGTGATCCGGGGCCATATCGGCTTCGACGGGTTGTTGATTTCCGACGACCTGTCGATGAAGGCGCTGGGCGGCGCGTTCGAGGAGCGCACCGCCGCCGCGCTCGACGCCGGCTGCGACGTGGTGCTGCACTGCAATGGCGCGATGGACGAGATGGTGGCGGTCGCCGGGGCGCTGCGGCCGTTGACGGCCATCGCGATCGACCGGCTGGCGCGCGGCGAGACCTTGCGACGGTCCCGCGCGGATCACGCCGATGCGGAGACGTTGGAGGCGATCCGCCGGCGGATGGCGGCCTTGATGGACCGCCCTGTCGCCTGA
- a CDS encoding SPOR domain-containing protein, producing the protein MIPNQDIDAYRRVDPNAVPVPAERLMPPPATPRMPAATAERAPPAPAGAPPAPTATPSPAASATTAERVPSTAPPATAAPARPPEAKPAEATAQPKISDTGSPSAIASIIDGLGGAAATGGGYRIQVAAEKSEDGAKATWARLQKTNGDVLGPLRMQATRVDQGAAKGVWYRVQAGPLDERQAKDACAKLKARGQDCVVLPPSRG; encoded by the coding sequence GTGATCCCGAACCAGGACATCGACGCCTACCGCCGCGTCGATCCGAACGCCGTGCCCGTGCCGGCCGAGCGTCTGATGCCGCCGCCCGCGACGCCCCGGATGCCCGCCGCGACGGCTGAACGAGCGCCGCCGGCGCCGGCCGGCGCGCCACCGGCCCCGACCGCCACGCCATCGCCAGCCGCGAGCGCGACCACGGCCGAACGCGTCCCATCGACCGCGCCGCCCGCGACCGCCGCCCCGGCCCGGCCGCCGGAAGCCAAGCCGGCCGAGGCGACGGCGCAGCCGAAGATCAGCGACACGGGCTCGCCGTCGGCGATCGCCTCGATCATCGATGGACTGGGCGGCGCGGCCGCCACCGGCGGCGGCTACCGCATCCAAGTCGCGGCCGAGAAATCCGAGGACGGCGCCAAAGCGACCTGGGCCCGCCTGCAGAAGACCAATGGCGACGTGCTGGGCCCGCTGCGCATGCAGGCGACCCGGGTGGACCAGGGCGCCGCCAAGGGCGTGTGGTACCGCGTGCAGGCCGGGCCGCTGGACGAGCGGCAGGCCAAGGACGCCTGCGCCAAGCTCAAGGCCCGCGGCCAGGACTGTGTCGTCCTTCCCCCGTCACGCGGCTAG
- a CDS encoding deoxyguanosinetriphosphate triphosphohydrolase has translation MADGVPELRARGALAPYATLAASTRGRLRPEPESATRSPFQRDRDRIIHCTAFRRLKHKTQVFVNHEGDHYRTRLTHSLEVAQIARSIARTLGLDEDMAEALALAHDLGHTPFGHAGEEALDAAMRAFGGFDHNAQTLRILTKLEHRYAEFDGLNLTWETLEGAVKHNGPLLKPGVALADLPAAIVEYSAEWDLELATWAGAEAQVAAISDDVAYNNHDIDDGLRAGLFAVDDLLDLPLVGDMFREVRRRYPAIDPGRLTHEAVRRLINAMVEDVVAETRRRLAAAAPESAAALRRLPTAVVAFSAPMAAANVALKRFLFERMYRHWRVNRMTSKARRVVADLFDLLFREPECLPDEWRARALAVDERARARIVADYIAGMTDRYALDEHRRLFDLYE, from the coding sequence ATGGCCGACGGCGTTCCGGAACTCCGCGCGCGGGGCGCGCTGGCGCCGTACGCGACGCTGGCGGCCAGCACGCGCGGGCGGCTGCGCCCCGAGCCGGAGAGCGCCACGCGATCGCCCTTTCAGCGCGACCGCGACCGCATCATCCACTGCACCGCGTTCCGGCGGCTGAAGCACAAGACCCAAGTGTTCGTGAACCACGAGGGCGACCACTACCGAACGCGCCTGACCCACTCGCTCGAGGTGGCGCAGATCGCGCGCTCCATCGCCCGCACGCTGGGGCTGGACGAGGACATGGCCGAGGCGCTGGCGCTGGCCCACGATCTCGGCCACACGCCGTTCGGCCACGCCGGCGAGGAGGCGCTCGACGCCGCGATGCGCGCCTTCGGCGGCTTCGACCACAACGCCCAGACCCTGCGCATCCTCACCAAGCTCGAGCACCGCTACGCCGAGTTCGACGGCTTGAACCTGACCTGGGAGACGCTGGAGGGCGCGGTCAAGCACAACGGGCCGCTGCTCAAGCCCGGCGTCGCGCTGGCCGATCTGCCGGCCGCGATCGTCGAATACAGCGCCGAGTGGGATCTCGAGCTGGCGACCTGGGCCGGCGCCGAGGCGCAGGTCGCCGCCATCAGCGACGACGTCGCCTACAACAACCACGACATAGACGACGGGCTCCGGGCCGGTCTGTTCGCGGTCGACGATCTTCTGGATCTGCCGCTCGTCGGCGACATGTTCCGCGAGGTGCGCCGGCGGTATCCCGCGATCGATCCCGGCCGGCTGACGCACGAGGCGGTGCGGCGGCTGATCAACGCCATGGTCGAGGACGTCGTCGCCGAGACCCGCCGGCGGCTGGCCGCGGCGGCGCCGGAATCGGCCGCCGCGCTGCGCCGCCTGCCGACGGCCGTGGTGGCGTTCTCGGCGCCGATGGCGGCGGCGAACGTCGCCTTGAAGCGGTTCCTGTTCGAGCGTATGTACCGCCACTGGCGCGTGAACCGCATGACGTCCAAGGCCCGGCGCGTCGTCGCCGACCTGTTCGACCTGCTGTTCCGCGAGCCCGAGTGCCTTCCGGACGAGTGGCGCGCCCGCGCGCTGGCGGTCGACGAGCGCGCCCGGGCGCGGATCGTGGCCGACTACATCGCCGGCATGACCGACCGCTACGCGCTCGACGAGCACCGCCGCCTGTTCGACCTGTACGAGTGA
- a CDS encoding universal stress protein, whose amino-acid sequence MAATASILVPVDGSANSDRAVLHAVALAKAGFADTLHILNVQPSVGSLVSTFIARADIDAYHREEGEKAIASALKLCADAGVKAEPHIGVGRPGQIVADFARKLGARQVVIGTRGHGGIAGMVMGSVAQDVIGHVDVPLCLVK is encoded by the coding sequence ATGGCCGCCACCGCATCGATCCTGGTTCCCGTCGACGGCTCCGCCAACTCCGACCGCGCGGTCCTCCACGCCGTCGCGCTCGCCAAGGCGGGGTTCGCCGACACGCTGCACATCCTCAACGTCCAGCCCTCCGTCGGCAGCCTGGTGTCGACGTTCATCGCGCGCGCCGACATCGACGCCTACCACCGCGAGGAGGGCGAGAAGGCGATCGCGTCCGCCCTCAAGCTCTGCGCCGACGCGGGCGTGAAGGCGGAGCCGCATATCGGTGTCGGCCGGCCCGGCCAGATCGTCGCGGATTTCGCGCGCAAGCTGGGGGCGCGGCAGGTCGTGATCGGCACTCGCGGACACGGCGGGATCGCCGGCATGGTGATGGGCTCGGTGGCGCAGGACGTGATCGGGCACGTCGACGTCCCGTTGTGCCTGGTGAAATGA
- the scpB gene encoding SMC-Scp complex subunit ScpB, whose amino-acid sequence MTDIDPTDREPFDADAPAAPEPAAEASPEERHAQNLRLVEALLFASATPLDAAALAERLPDDTDVEAIVAELAEIYAARGVNVAKVAGGYQFRTAPDLARKMRVETQVSRKLSRAAVETLAIIAYHQPVTRAEIEQIRGVGLSKGTLDFLFEQTWIQPLGRRRAPGKPVTWGTTAFFLEHFGLAAVDDLPGFDELKAAGLLDVRADVAVYRPDEPDLPLNDDEEEAAPPLEADAGDAPKAAAE is encoded by the coding sequence ATGACCGACATCGATCCGACCGACCGCGAGCCTTTCGACGCCGACGCCCCCGCCGCGCCGGAGCCGGCCGCCGAGGCCTCGCCCGAGGAGCGGCACGCGCAGAATCTCCGTCTCGTCGAGGCGCTGCTGTTCGCGTCGGCCACCCCGCTCGACGCCGCGGCGCTGGCCGAGCGCCTGCCGGACGACACCGACGTCGAGGCGATCGTGGCCGAGCTGGCGGAGATCTACGCCGCCCGCGGCGTCAACGTCGCCAAGGTCGCCGGCGGCTACCAGTTCCGAACCGCGCCCGACCTCGCGCGCAAGATGCGGGTCGAGACCCAGGTCTCGCGCAAGCTGTCGCGGGCCGCCGTCGAGACGCTGGCGATCATCGCCTACCACCAGCCCGTGACGCGCGCCGAGATCGAGCAGATCCGCGGCGTCGGTCTCAGCAAGGGCACGCTGGATTTCCTGTTCGAGCAGACCTGGATCCAGCCGCTCGGCCGCCGCCGCGCGCCCGGCAAGCCGGTGACGTGGGGCACGACGGCGTTCTTCCTCGAGCATTTCGGGCTGGCGGCGGTCGACGATCTGCCGGGCTTCGACGAGCTCAAGGCCGCCGGACTGCTCGACGTGCGCGCCGACGTCGCCGTCTACCGCCCCGACGAGCCCGACCTGCCACTGAACGACGACGAGGAGGAGGCCGCGCCGCCGCTCGAGGCGGACGCGGGCGACGCGCCGAAGGCCGCGGCGGAATAG
- a CDS encoding arginine--tRNA ligase — protein MNLFSHVAGEITGALRAMAAAGELPGGLDLAGVTAEPPRDAAHGDVATNAAMVLAKAAKLKPRDLAEALAARLRAVADVTEVSVAGPGFINLRLADGFWRARLAELLTAGPAYGDSAAGAGRRVNVEYVSANPTGPLHVAHARGAVVGDALANLLSKAGYAVTKEYYVNDAGAQVDILGRSTHLRYREALGHDVGAIPEGLYPGEYLKDVGAKLAARDGGKWLDRPEPEWLAPVRDFAIAELMADIKTDLDSLGVRMDVFTSERALVESGAVEAAFETLSRQGLIYQGRLEPPKGQKPDDWEDREQTLFRATQFGDDVDRPLKKSDGGWTYFASDIANHFDKYRRGFAEMIDVWGADHGGYVKRMTAAVKAITAGAGALDVKLCQLVRVLKNGELVRMSKRAGTFVTLRDLLDEVGPDVVRFTMLTRKNDAAFDFDLVKATEQSRDNPVWYVQYAHARTRSVMRQAANAGVVVPAAADLADAALGRLSDAGELALIKLLAQWPRQVEAAAIAHEPHRIAFFLYELASQFHAHWNRGKEEPGLRFVVEGDPELTIARIALVQGVGIVIQSGLAVFGVPPAEEMR, from the coding sequence ATGAACCTGTTCTCCCACGTCGCCGGCGAGATCACCGGCGCGCTCCGCGCCATGGCGGCGGCGGGCGAGCTGCCCGGCGGCCTCGACCTCGCGGGCGTGACCGCCGAGCCGCCACGCGACGCCGCCCACGGCGACGTCGCCACCAACGCCGCGATGGTGCTGGCGAAGGCCGCGAAGCTGAAGCCGCGCGATCTCGCCGAGGCGCTGGCCGCGCGTCTGCGCGCCGTCGCCGACGTGACCGAGGTGTCGGTCGCGGGTCCGGGGTTCATCAACCTGCGGCTCGCCGATGGATTCTGGCGCGCCCGCCTCGCCGAGCTGCTGACGGCGGGACCGGCCTATGGCGACAGCGCGGCGGGCGCCGGCCGGCGCGTCAACGTCGAGTACGTCTCGGCCAATCCGACCGGACCGCTGCACGTCGCGCACGCCCGCGGCGCGGTGGTCGGCGACGCGCTCGCCAATCTCCTGTCGAAAGCCGGCTACGCCGTCACCAAGGAGTACTACGTCAACGACGCCGGCGCGCAGGTCGACATCCTCGGCCGCTCCACGCATCTGCGCTACCGCGAGGCGCTGGGCCACGACGTGGGCGCGATTCCCGAGGGCCTCTATCCCGGCGAGTACCTCAAGGACGTCGGCGCCAAGCTGGCGGCGCGCGATGGAGGCAAGTGGCTCGACCGACCCGAACCGGAATGGCTCGCGCCGGTGCGCGATTTCGCCATCGCCGAGCTGATGGCCGACATCAAGACCGATCTCGATTCGCTCGGCGTCCGCATGGACGTGTTCACGTCGGAGCGCGCTCTGGTCGAGAGCGGCGCGGTCGAGGCCGCGTTCGAGACGCTGTCGCGCCAGGGCCTGATCTACCAGGGCCGGCTCGAGCCGCCCAAGGGCCAGAAGCCGGACGACTGGGAGGACCGCGAGCAGACGCTGTTCCGTGCCACCCAGTTTGGCGACGACGTCGACCGGCCGCTCAAGAAGAGCGACGGCGGCTGGACCTATTTCGCCAGCGACATCGCCAACCACTTCGACAAGTACCGCCGCGGCTTCGCCGAGATGATCGACGTGTGGGGCGCCGACCACGGCGGCTACGTCAAGCGCATGACGGCTGCGGTCAAGGCGATCACCGCCGGCGCGGGCGCGCTCGACGTCAAGCTGTGCCAGCTCGTGCGCGTGCTGAAGAACGGCGAGCTGGTGCGCATGTCCAAGCGCGCCGGCACGTTCGTGACGCTGCGCGATCTGCTCGACGAGGTCGGACCGGACGTCGTGCGGTTCACGATGCTGACGCGCAAGAACGACGCGGCGTTCGACTTCGACCTCGTGAAGGCGACCGAGCAGTCGCGCGACAACCCCGTCTGGTACGTCCAGTACGCCCACGCCCGCACGCGCTCGGTCATGCGGCAGGCCGCCAACGCCGGGGTCGTCGTGCCTGCGGCGGCCGATCTCGCGGACGCCGCGCTCGGGCGGCTCTCCGACGCGGGCGAGCTCGCGCTGATCAAGCTGCTGGCGCAGTGGCCGCGGCAGGTCGAGGCGGCGGCCATCGCCCACGAACCGCACCGGATCGCCTTCTTCCTCTACGAACTGGCGTCGCAGTTCCACGCCCATTGGAACCGGGGCAAGGAGGAGCCGGGGTTACGCTTCGTCGTGGAAGGTGATCCTGAACTGACGATCGCCCGCATCGCGTTGGTGCAAGGCGTTGGAATTGTGATACAATCCGGTCTCGCTGTGTTCGGCGTACCCCCCGCCGAGGAAATGAGATAG
- a CDS encoding segregation/condensation protein A, which produces MTPSDDPIPVETPNSAIPQDHGAAAFDRGEADVVAPGEGELILDLEGFEGPLDILLNLARDQKVDLRRISMLALVDQYLAFVHRARKLRLELAADYLVMAAWLTYLKSRLLLPEPPKGEEPSGEEMAEALQRQLRLLEAMQEAGTRLMARPRLGIDTFGRGKAEGVLVVRKSIWEVQLYELLKTYGEIQRPKDADAYHVAPMEFFSVEEAAERLSRLLGIAIDWSSLAAFLPPGLTEPLKIRSALASTFVATLQLAKDGVLQLRQTEPFGPLMLRRAETAETTQVDGGPVATPAA; this is translated from the coding sequence ATGACACCGAGCGACGATCCGATTCCGGTCGAGACCCCCAACAGCGCGATCCCCCAGGATCACGGTGCGGCGGCGTTCGACCGCGGCGAAGCCGATGTCGTGGCGCCGGGCGAGGGTGAGTTGATCCTCGACCTCGAAGGCTTCGAGGGCCCGCTCGACATCCTGCTGAACCTGGCGCGGGACCAGAAGGTCGATCTCCGGCGCATCTCGATGCTGGCGCTGGTCGACCAGTACCTCGCGTTCGTCCATCGCGCGCGCAAACTGCGTCTGGAACTCGCCGCCGACTACCTCGTGATGGCCGCGTGGCTCACCTATCTCAAATCGCGGCTGCTGTTGCCGGAGCCGCCGAAGGGCGAGGAGCCGAGCGGCGAGGAGATGGCGGAGGCGTTGCAACGGCAGCTGCGTCTGCTGGAGGCGATGCAGGAGGCCGGCACGCGTTTGATGGCGCGACCCAGGCTGGGTATCGACACGTTCGGCCGCGGCAAGGCCGAGGGCGTTCTGGTCGTGCGCAAGTCGATCTGGGAAGTGCAGCTCTACGAGCTTTTGAAGACGTACGGCGAGATCCAGCGACCCAAGGACGCCGACGCCTACCACGTCGCGCCGATGGAGTTCTTCTCGGTCGAGGAGGCGGCGGAGCGCCTGTCGCGCTTGCTCGGCATCGCCATCGACTGGTCGAGCCTCGCGGCGTTCCTGCCGCCCGGCCTCACCGAGCCTTTGAAGATCCGGTCGGCGCTGGCCTCGACCTTCGTCGCGACCCTGCAACTGGCCAAGGACGGCGTGCTGCAGCTCCGGCAGACCGAGCCCTTCGGGCCCTTGATGCTGCGCCGCGCCGAGACGGCCGAGACGACACAGGTCGACGGTGGCCCCGTCGCCACCCCGGCCGCCTGA